From a region of the Acanthochromis polyacanthus isolate Apoly-LR-REF ecotype Palm Island chromosome 3, KAUST_Apoly_ChrSc, whole genome shotgun sequence genome:
- the LOC110961036 gene encoding solute carrier family 22 member 7-like — MKFDSILAELNGFGKFQIRLILIQTLSQVTLPCHFLLNNFMAAVPSHHCNISALDDGGIFRNLTLPQKLAVGIPAEQDGTRSSCQMFSKPQYQYLSDSNSSEATSRVQCHNGWVYDNSTFKSTIATEWDLVCSRKGMNQATATIFFAGVMAGAPLFGFLSDRFGRRPLLLVSYLSSLTFAVLSAFSTSYIMFVIMRFFTGLSLAGISIISLVLTIEWFSIDHRTFAGIIISLDWTLGSFLMVAIAYCVTEWRMLILAVSSPLILATIAWRWLPESARWLAANGKADAAHHYIMKCAEMNNTTKRMASITPMTLLESAETEIGEKKYTFVDLFRTPNIRKLAICTGIVWYGVAFTYYGICLNISGFGLNPYLTQFIFASIEVPIKIGIYFFLEKLGRRLSQITSLLGTGLCLFINMFASKDQSAVRTTVAVLGKSMSEASFVVIFLYTTELYPTVVRQNGLGYTSVLARLGVSISPLIVLLEDVWHLLPAVIYCAAAVCSGLVASLLPETLNSRLPEFIEDIEKPR, encoded by the exons ATGAAATTCGACAGCATACTTGCAGAACTGAACGGATTTGGAAAATTCCAAATCAGGCTAATCTTGATTCAGACACTCTCTCAAGTCACTCTGCCGTGTCACTTCCTGCTGAACAACTTCATGGCAGCTGTTCCCTCTCACCACTGCAACATCAGTGCTCTGGATGATGGAGGCATCTTTAGAAATTTAACTTTACCCCAGAAACTGGCTGTTGGTATTCCAGCAGAGCAGGATGGGACTCGGAGCTCATGTCAGATGTTTTCAAAGCCTCAGTATcaatatctgtcagactcaAACAGCAGTGAGGCTACATCTCGTGTCCAGTGTCATAATGGATGGGTGTATGACAACAGCACCTTTAAATCTACTATTGCCACAGAG TGGGATCTTGTGTGCAGCAGAAAAGGGATGAACCAGGCAACTGCCACCATTTTCTTCGCTGGTGTGATGGCTGGAGCCCCTTTATTTGGATTTCTCAGTGACAG gtTTGGCCGACGGCCCCTTCTGCTGGTATCTTACTTATCATCCTTGACGTTTGCAGTGCTGAGTGCATTCTCAACATCGTATATAATGTTTGTCATCATGAGATTTTTTACGGGGCTGTCACTCGCAGGAATAAGTATCATCTCTCTTGTTTTAA CTATTGAGTGGTTTAGCATCGATCACAGGACTTTCGCTGGTATAATCATAAGCTTGGATTGGACACTGGGGAGCTTTCTTATGGTTGCAATAGCATATTGTGTAACTGAGTGGAGGATGCTCATTCTGGCTGTGAGCTCACCCCTGATTTTGGCCACTATTGCTTGGAG gtGGTTACCAGAGTCTGCTCGGTGGCTCGCAGCAAATGGGAAGGCAGATGCTGCTCATCATTACATCATGAAATGTGCTGAGATGAACAACACAACCAAGCGTATGGCCAGCATCACACCAATG ACGTTGTTGGAATCTGCAGAAACTGAGATTGGAGAAAAAAAGTACACTTTTGTAGATCTTTTCAGGACTCCCAATATTAGAAAACTTGCCATTTGCACAGGCATAGTGTG gtATGGAGTTGCATTTACATATTATGGGATATGTCTGAATATCAGCGGCTTTGGACTAAACCCATACCTCACACAATTCATATTTGCATCCATTGAAGTGCCAATAAAAATCGGTATATATTTCTTCCTGGAGAAACTTGGTAGAAGGCTTAGCCAGATTACTTCCTTGCTGGGAACTGGTCTTTGTCTCTTCATCAACATGTTTGCTTCAAAAG ATCAGTCGGCGGTTCGTACCACTGTCGCAGTTCTTGGAAAATCCATGTCTGAGGCctcatttgtagtcattttccTCTACACTACTGAACTCTATCCTACAGTCGTACG tcagaATGGTTTAGGCTACACATCGGTTTTAGCACGGCTGGGTGTGTCCATTTCCCCACTCATCGTGCTATTGGAGGACGTGTGGCATCTCCTCCCTGCAGTCATCTACTGTGCAGCGGCAGTCTGCTCTGGTTTAGTGGCTTCACTTCTGCCTGAAACATTAAACTCCCGCCTGCCAGAATTCATCGAGGACATTGAGAAACCAAGGTAA